The Ammoniphilus oxalaticus genome includes a region encoding these proteins:
- a CDS encoding YolD-like family protein — MSKPSTKSKRPVRDELELEDLANTITEAHQSKDELVLSVWRMSEKIQGRIVKLDSSTKRVHVQGYGDVRKIPFMDILKAERPEY; from the coding sequence ATGTCAAAACCATCAACTAAATCGAAACGACCAGTAAGAGATGAATTAGAATTAGAGGATCTTGCAAACACGATCACAGAGGCTCATCAATCTAAAGATGAGCTTGTACTTTCTGTTTGGCGAATGAGTGAAAAGATTCAGGGCCGAATAGTAAAATTAGATTCAAGTACTAAAAGGGTACATGTCCAAGGGTATGGTGATGTTAGGAAGATTCCTTTTATGGACATACTGAAAGCAGAAAGGCCAGAGTATTAA
- a CDS encoding helix-turn-helix domain-containing protein produces MVNITLKNREKVLLLIAKEGVNLSQFAKEIGISNSYLSVLLNGRRNPSINTASKLAERLGVDIESIFSLRVDESLKEVN; encoded by the coding sequence TTGGTTAACATCACATTGAAAAATAGAGAAAAAGTATTGTTGTTGATTGCGAAGGAGGGGGTCAATCTAAGTCAGTTCGCCAAGGAAATTGGAATATCAAATAGTTACTTGTCTGTTTTATTGAACGGTAGGCGCAACCCATCCATTAATACAGCTAGCAAGTTAGCTGAGAGGTTAGGTGTGGATATTGAATCCATTTTCTCGTTACGTGTTGACGAATCACTGAAGGAGGTGAATTAA
- a CDS encoding BRO-N domain-containing protein → MSMKIENWNGHPIRFIERESNEWWAIAKDVGVALGYRDAHNLTRNLDADEKDTHIVSTSRGKQGMTVISEFGIYEAVLKSEKKSKEVTDFKKWVKEVIRELRRSAGLEGFQIFRTMDKDFQKESMNKLRHSLHEPTKISYVKANTIANKAVSTKYGYKKMVKKGDMTPPMLVDRQAILADTVDLMAAADKFNLDLSVSKTIYAKYAN, encoded by the coding sequence ATGAGCATGAAAATTGAAAACTGGAACGGCCATCCGATCCGTTTCATTGAGAGAGAATCTAACGAATGGTGGGCAATCGCTAAAGATGTAGGGGTTGCTCTAGGTTATAGGGACGCTCATAACTTGACTCGAAACCTAGATGCTGATGAAAAGGATACTCATATTGTGAGTACCTCCAGAGGAAAGCAAGGCATGACGGTTATTTCCGAATTTGGAATATATGAAGCTGTTCTAAAAAGTGAAAAGAAATCAAAAGAAGTAACGGACTTCAAGAAATGGGTAAAGGAAGTTATTAGGGAGTTACGCAGATCCGCAGGATTAGAGGGATTTCAGATTTTTCGAACGATGGACAAGGATTTCCAAAAAGAATCTATGAACAAGTTGCGCCACTCATTGCATGAGCCGACTAAGATCAGTTATGTAAAAGCAAATACTATCGCCAATAAGGCGGTTTCAACCAAGTATGGCTATAAAAAGATGGTCAAGAAAGGCGATATGACGCCGCCCATGCTTGTCGATCGACAGGCAATCCTAGCTGACACCGTAGATTTAATGGCCGCGGCAGATAAATTCAATCTTGACTTATCTGTCAGTAAAACGATTTATGCAAAGTACGCTAATTAA
- a CDS encoding tyrosine-type recombinase/integrase gives MAYIYKRGKKWAYRAYAGKDPVTGRDKQVSKSGFLTKKDAQLAAAIFERKFHNKEFIEPSKITFEAIYEEWERHYSVDVKESSVRARRIALKHIVDEFGHKPIQTITKKEYQDTIDELAARFSSNYVSSIHTSANMVFEYARENKLIKEVPTKDIKLPKRKRTVADLEKEHSINERFLEKEELEEFLTMTKDKGLEGDLLAFTVLAYTGIRVGEMVALKWTDVDLVELTLRIIKTYYNPTNNKKEYTLLTPKTEGSIRTVTIDPVLADLLRIHKEEQDELKKANKPIYNDDDFIFATNDGYPKTIKHIATRMKRILDRTTIQKHVTPHSFRHTHTSLLIEANVHIKEIQERLGHSDINTTMDIYAHLTKNIEKEASTKFSNLMKDLSENLI, from the coding sequence ATGGCATACATCTACAAACGGGGTAAAAAATGGGCCTATCGTGCGTATGCAGGAAAGGATCCTGTCACTGGAAGGGACAAGCAAGTTAGTAAATCGGGCTTTCTAACAAAGAAGGATGCGCAATTAGCCGCGGCTATCTTTGAAAGGAAATTTCATAATAAAGAATTTATCGAACCTTCAAAAATTACGTTTGAGGCAATATATGAGGAGTGGGAAAGACACTATAGCGTTGACGTTAAAGAAAGTAGCGTTCGGGCTAGGCGAATCGCTTTAAAGCACATTGTAGACGAGTTTGGACATAAACCCATTCAGACCATAACAAAAAAGGAATACCAGGACACAATTGACGAGCTAGCCGCTAGATTCAGTTCTAACTATGTTTCAAGTATCCACACTTCCGCAAACATGGTTTTTGAGTATGCACGCGAAAATAAATTGATTAAAGAAGTACCGACGAAAGATATTAAGCTACCTAAACGGAAAAGGACTGTTGCCGATCTTGAAAAGGAACATTCCATCAATGAGAGGTTTCTCGAGAAGGAAGAACTAGAGGAATTTCTAACTATGACAAAAGATAAAGGCCTAGAAGGCGATCTGTTGGCTTTTACAGTGCTTGCCTATACTGGAATAAGGGTAGGGGAAATGGTCGCCCTAAAGTGGACTGACGTTGACCTTGTCGAACTCACATTGAGAATCATAAAAACTTACTACAATCCAACGAACAACAAGAAAGAATATACTTTACTTACACCAAAAACAGAAGGTTCAATACGAACAGTTACCATTGACCCAGTTCTTGCCGATCTGTTACGGATTCACAAAGAGGAACAAGACGAATTAAAGAAAGCCAACAAGCCAATTTATAATGACGATGACTTTATTTTTGCAACGAATGATGGATACCCAAAAACCATTAAGCATATAGCAACTAGGATGAAGCGGATCCTCGACAGAACCACCATACAGAAACATGTAACCCCTCATTCATTCAGACACACTCATACATCGTTACTCATTGAAGCTAACGTACACATAAAGGAGATCCAAGAAAGGTTAGGTCATTCGGACATTAATACCACCATGGACATATACGCTCACTTAACAAAGAACATTGAAAAAGAGGCCTCCACTAAGTTTAGCAACTTAATGAAAGACCTCTCTGAAAACCTAATTTGA
- a CDS encoding helix-turn-helix domain-containing protein gives MLNVQINEKYVNDLLEKAINERLEKLAREKYFLTYNELAEYLNISRPIIEDRLIKNGMKYYRVGSKYLFKKSEIDAFLDDMTESMSATNNDIKFFTRLKGNVEGR, from the coding sequence ATGCTGAATGTTCAGATCAATGAAAAGTACGTTAATGATCTGTTGGAAAAGGCGATCAATGAGCGATTGGAGAAATTGGCCAGAGAGAAATACTTTCTTACTTACAATGAATTGGCTGAATATCTCAATATCAGCAGGCCGATCATCGAGGATAGATTAATCAAAAACGGAATGAAATATTATCGGGTTGGATCGAAGTATCTTTTCAAGAAAAGTGAAATTGATGCCTTTCTTGATGATATGACAGAAAGCATGAGTGCAACGAACAATGATATTAAGTTTTTCACAAGGTTGAAAGGGAATGTTGAAGGAAGGTGA
- a CDS encoding primase alpha helix C-terminal domain-containing protein, with protein MDMIRDPIHTMGDTRQPRPSSHWHDLMQGIREGNGRNPAAASIAGHLFRKYVDPILIYEIMVLWNERNSPPMDIKELNKIVDSIAKKEIGRRGG; from the coding sequence ATGGATATGATTAGAGATCCAATTCACACAATGGGAGACACCCGACAACCAAGACCATCCTCACACTGGCATGATCTGATGCAGGGGATAAGGGAAGGCAATGGACGCAACCCTGCCGCCGCTTCAATAGCTGGTCATCTGTTTAGAAAGTACGTTGATCCTATTTTGATATATGAAATCATGGTCCTTTGGAATGAAAGGAACAGTCCTCCAATGGATATTAAGGAATTAAATAAAATTGTTGATAGTATTGCAAAAAAAGAGATTGGAAGGAGGGGAGGATGA
- a CDS encoding helix-turn-helix domain-containing protein, giving the protein MGFNPNEFGKELRRLRRNKRLTMNQLGDKVDLTQPYISMIENGKAGKVIPDTIKKLSDGLGVDYSDLMRKAGYLKNRKENAGKGFGDYIKELREKAGKTIEEVSYESGLSTEEIQRIENKEVNEPSKNKLLRLGKSIGVDDLYMWFFENTSYHLYGGDVFDLMFNSPSKNKAKITATLPKYLEIPNSNGVIETLALQPNHIFDLFYMLHMDTDLYYKGDRLSNDDKEKIKSMLKLLFE; this is encoded by the coding sequence ATGGGATTTAATCCAAACGAATTTGGTAAGGAATTAAGGAGATTGAGGCGAAATAAAAGACTTACAATGAATCAACTGGGCGATAAAGTGGACTTAACACAACCTTATATATCAATGATTGAGAACGGAAAAGCTGGAAAGGTAATTCCGGACACAATCAAAAAACTATCTGATGGGTTAGGTGTTGATTATTCTGATTTAATGAGAAAGGCTGGCTACTTAAAAAATAGAAAAGAAAATGCAGGAAAAGGGTTTGGTGACTATATAAAGGAACTGAGGGAAAAGGCGGGCAAAACCATTGAGGAAGTAAGCTATGAAAGCGGCTTGTCTACGGAGGAAATACAAAGGATTGAAAATAAAGAAGTTAATGAACCTTCAAAAAATAAACTTTTAAGGCTTGGCAAGTCAATTGGTGTTGATGATTTATATATGTGGTTTTTTGAGAATACAAGTTACCATTTATACGGCGGTGATGTCTTCGATCTCATGTTTAATAGCCCGTCAAAAAACAAAGCTAAGATTACTGCAACACTACCTAAATACTTGGAAATACCTAACTCAAATGGTGTGATTGAAACTCTGGCACTTCAACCGAACCATATCTTTGATCTATTTTATATGCTGCATATGGATACTGATCTTTATTATAAAGGCGATCGCTTATCTAACGATGATAAGGAAAAAATTAAATCCATGCTTAAATTACTTTTTGAATAG